A window of Streptomyces sp. NBC_01241 genomic DNA:
CGGATTGCAACGCCGTCGGCTCGCGACGCGGCGACCTCGACGCAGTTATTGCCGCCGCCTGCGCAGAACGACGAGCGCTGCCAGTCACGTTCGGGCATTTCTTGACCTCTCACAGCTCGCGGGCGATGGACCGGATGAGCTCTCGCGATTCTTCAGGAGGGAGCGCAGAGCGTTCCATCAGGTCCAGAAGGGAACGATAGTTCCCCAGTGGCGTCGGGGCATCAACGAATTGGCCGCCGAACGAGGTGTCGAGTTGGACCGTGTCCAGTTGCGGGACGGGGCCCTCGGCGTAGAGGATCGATTGTCCGGCGCCGTGGAAGGGGCCCGCGCTGAATGGGATGACCAGTAGAGTCACGTGACCCAGCTCGGATGCGTTCGCGAGGTGGTCCAGCTGTCGGCGGGACACATCCCGACCACCGAACTCCAGGCGCAGCGCGGCCTCATGGATGATGCCGAGGTACGGAGTCGGGCTCTCTCCGGCGATGATGGCCTGGCGGCCCATGCGGTGAGCCACCCGGAGTTCCACCTCCAGTCGGGGCAATTGCGGTACCGCGAAGTCGAAGATTGCTCGCGCGTGTTCCTCGATTTGGAACAGGCCAGGCAGGTGGACGGTCTGGGCCGTCCGGATGCGCGCCGCGAAGTGCTCGATCTCGGAGACGTCGAGGTGCCCGTCGGGGAGTTTGCCCCGGTACTCGTCCCACCAGTGTCGTGTCCGTCGACCGCCTGCCATCGAGGCGAGCGCATCGACCAACGACGAGTCCGGGCATCCGTAATGGCAGGCGATCTGCCGAACGCGTTCCTCGCTGAGCCCGGTACGGCCCGCCTCGATGTTGGAGATCATCGTGCGGTCGGCGCCGAGCATTGCGGCCGCCTCCAGGATTGAGATGCCGGCCTGCTCGCGCATGCGGCGGACTTCAACGGCCAAGCGGCGCTGGCGGCCTGTGGGTGCATTTCGTGGAGCCATGGGTCCTCTCTCGTGCGCGCACAGTCTTGCAGGGGCCCTGCGAAGCGGTCCAGTGAGCAAAGTAGGGACTCACTCATTCGTGGAAATTTACTCACATGTGAGTGGTGATGCTTTAGCTTATGAGTCGCGTCGCTGGCATGACCGTAGGCGGCGGAAGCGCACCGGTCCCCCTGCCCGCCCGGGAACGCGGGAAGCCGGACCGGCATTGCCACCGCCCACAGCAACCGACCGTGGCGCACGTCCACTTGAGGCCACTCGCACGCGCCCCAGGAGGTGCCCGTGAGGAACGAACCCACCACCTACGCCCCGTACGCCCACCACCCCGTCCCCATTCCCTTCGCCGAACCCTGGAGTTACGAACTCGCCTTCCCCTGCGACCCGCGCAGCCCCAGCATCGCCCGCACCACTCTGCGCGCCATCCTCGGCGCCCACGAACTGGTCGAACTCAGCTACCGGGCCGAGCTGTTGACGTCCGAGCTCACCACCAACTCCGTACGGCACACCAAGGGCCCGGCCGCCGTTCGGCTCCAGTGGCGGCACCCGGTGCTCCGGATCAGCGTCCGGGACATGAGCCCGGACCTGCCGAAGCCGTACGCGCCGCCCGCCGACCCTTACGCCGAGGCCGGGCGGGGCATGGCGATCCTCGAACTCGTCGCCGACCGCTGGGGAGGGTGCGCCATAGGGGAGGGGGCGGACGGGCCGGGCCGCAAGACCGTCTGGTTCGAACTCGGGCTCGGCATCTGACCGCAGAGACGGCGGCGCCCGGCCCGGTCACGTCCGACCTCCGTACGGGCGTCACCGGGCAGGGCGTGGGTTCAGGAGGCCTGGCGCGCGTACATGTCGCTGCCGAAGAACTCCGCCAGGACCGGGGCCACCGCCTGCGGTGCCAGTTCGCGGGTCTGGCCCGTCAGGGTGCGGTGGCGGGCGCGCGGGAGTGCGTCGGCGAGGGCACGGGCCGAGAGCCGGGCGTGGGAGCCTCGGTCGCCGCCGTGCTCAATGCTCCGCCGACCAGGATCACCGGCGGTCCTTCGCCCCGGCGCCGATACGCGATCAAGGTGCCGTCGCGGGAGAGAGTCTTGTCCATGTGAGAGAGGACTGCGATTCCGTCACAAAGTCATCGCTGCGGACGTGAATTTTCTGAGCATTTTCAACTCCGCAGGTCACAGGGGTCCCTGTTGATCAGTCGGAGGCGGTCTCGGTGTCGTAGAAGCAGAAGTGGTCCTTGATCGCGGCGACTTCGGGCTTCGGCTCGGGATAGGCCCAGACGAGATCGGCCGCGTCCGGCAGCGACCAATAGGAGGCGTCGCCCTTGAACGGGCAGTGGGTGTGCGTGTTCGAAGCCGTCAGCAGTTCTGTGCGGACGTCCTCGGGCGGCAGGTAGTAGCGGGGCGGGCAGCCCGTCTCACGCAGTACGAGCGGGCGCCGGCTCTCGGCGAGCACCTGCCCGTCGCGCACCACACGTACATGCTCGGTGCCGGGTTCGACGGTGATGATGTGTCCTCGTGTGGAAGTCATGTCTGGTTCAGCAGCGTCGCGGGCCGGTTTCTTCCCTTTCCCTCGCCGGTGTCTGCCGGATTTCCACCCGGCCCCCTGGTGTGTCAGTGGTGGCCTTTACGGTGGCTGCATGAACATCTGCGTTTTCCTCTCCGCCGCCGATCTCGACGACCGCTACACCCAGCCCGCCCGCGAATTCGCCGAGCTGCTGGGCCGGGGCGGGCACAGCCTGGTCTGGGGCGGTTCGGAGAGCGGGCTGATGAAGGTCGTCGCCGACGGGGTGCAGGAAGCGGGCGGACGGCTGGTCGGGGTGTCGGTCGACTTCCTGGCCGCGAAGGCGCGTACCAGCGCGGACGAGATGGTGATCGCGCGCGATCTCGCCGAGCGCAAGGCACTGCTCCTGGAGAAGGCCGACGCGATCGTGATCATGGTGGGCGGTACGGGGACGCTCGACGAGGCGACCGAGATCCTGGAGTTGAAGAAGCACGGCAAGCACGACAAGCCGGTGGTTCTGCTCAACACGGCGGGCTTCTACGACGGGCTGCGCCAGCAGTTCCAGCGCATGGAGGACGAAGGCTTCCTACCCGTCCCGCTGAGCGACCTGGTGTTCTTCGCGAAGGACGGCGTGGGCGCCCTGGCCTACCTGGAGGAGTGGTCCGGCCTGCGGTGACGCGGCGGCGGGGTGCGATCAGTGGAGTGCGATCATGGGGGCATGTCCACTCATGTCATCACCGGCGCAGGCTCCGGCATCGGCGCAGCTGTCACCCGTCGTCTTCTGGAGCGCGGTGACGAGACCGTGCTGCTGGCCCGTGACGCGGGCCGCGCGAAGGAGCTGGCCGCGCTCCACCCCGGCGCTCGCACGCTCGTCGGTGACCTCTCCAACCCGGACCGGCTCTCCTGGGCGCTCGCCCAGCAGGCGATGCCGGAGCGGGTCGACTCGCTGCTGCACATCGCGGGCGTCGTCGAGCTCGGCAAGGTCGGTGACCTCACGCCCAAGGCGTGGCACTTCCAGCTCAACGCCAACCTGGTCGCGCCCGCCGAGCTGACCCGGCTCTTCCTGCCGCAACTGCGGGTCGCCCAGGGCCATGTGCTCTTCGTCAACTCGGGCGCCGGCCTCTCCGCGAGCGCCGAGTGGAGCGCGTACGCCGCGAGCAAGCACGGCCTGAAGGCGCTCGCCGACGCGCTGCGCCAGGAGGAGCACGCGAACGGGGTTCGTGTGACCTCCGTCTATCCAGGGCGCACCGCCAGTCCCATGCAGGCCAAGGTCCACCAGCAGGAGGGCAAGGAGTACGACGCCTCCTGCTGGATCGACCCCGAGTCGGTGGCCACCACGATCGTGATGGCCATCGACCTGCCGCGCGATGCCGAGGTCAACGACCTCACGGTGCGACCCGGGCGCTGAGCCGCCCCGGCCCCGACCGCCGCCGGTCGACGGGGCCGGGCACGGCCGTAGGCTTCCCGTGTGAGCGAGAAGAGCAAGTTCAGGGGTTGCCCGGCCACCGGAATCGGTTCCATGCCCGGGTCAGACGCACGGGAGGCGGCGAAGACCGTCACCGGTTCCTTCGGGGACGGCCAGGGCCTGCCGTACCTGGCCGAACTGCCGGCCCGCGGACCCGGCGCGGACATGATCGGGCGGACCATCGGGCTGCTCGTCGACCTGTACGGCCATGTCGAGCCCAGCGGCTGGCGGATCAGCGACCGGCCCGGACGGGACACCCGCCGGGCCAGGTCCTGGCTCGGCGAGGACCTCGACGCGCTGGAGGAGTTCACCCAGGGGTACGAGGGACCGCTCAAGGTCCAGGCCGTGGGCCCCTGGACGCTCGCCGCCGCCCTGGAACGGCGCGGCGGCGAGGCCGCGCTCGGCGACCCGGGAGCCTGCCGCGACCTGGCGGGCTCGCTGGCGGAGGGGCTCCGCGCCCACCTCGCGGAGGTACGGCGCAGGATGCCCGGCGCCGAAGTGATCCTCCAACTCGACGAACCGTCGCTGACCGGTGTACTGCACGGCCGGATCCGGACGGCCAGCGGCTACCGCACCTACCGGGCCGTGGACCGCCAGGTCGTCGAGGGCACCCTGCGCGATGTGCTGGCGGCGGGCGGCGACGGCGCGACGGTCGTTCACACCTGTGCGCCCGAGGTGCCGTTCGCGCTGCTGCGCCGGGCCGGGGCCGACGGAATCTCGTTCGACTTCTCGTTGCTCACCGAGCGTGAGGAGGAGGCGATCGGGGAAGCGGTCGAGGGTGGCACGCAGCTCTTCCTCGGGGTGGTGCCGGGCACCGACCCGGCCTCGGGCGGATTGTCGGACCCGGGCGGTAGCGTCATGGGTGTCAGGACGCTGTGGCGCAGGCTGGGGCTGAATCCGGGGACTCTGACGGAGTCCGTGGTGATCACCCCGTCGTGCGGGCTCGCGGGTGCCTCGCCCGCGTATGCGCGCGCCGCGCTCGCCCACTGCGCCCGGGCCGCGAGATCGCTCGCAGACAACCCT
This region includes:
- a CDS encoding TIGR00730 family Rossman fold protein — its product is MNICVFLSAADLDDRYTQPAREFAELLGRGGHSLVWGGSESGLMKVVADGVQEAGGRLVGVSVDFLAAKARTSADEMVIARDLAERKALLLEKADAIVIMVGGTGTLDEATEILELKKHGKHDKPVVLLNTAGFYDGLRQQFQRMEDEGFLPVPLSDLVFFAKDGVGALAYLEEWSGLR
- a CDS encoding SDR family oxidoreductase, with the translated sequence MSTHVITGAGSGIGAAVTRRLLERGDETVLLARDAGRAKELAALHPGARTLVGDLSNPDRLSWALAQQAMPERVDSLLHIAGVVELGKVGDLTPKAWHFQLNANLVAPAELTRLFLPQLRVAQGHVLFVNSGAGLSASAEWSAYAASKHGLKALADALRQEEHANGVRVTSVYPGRTASPMQAKVHQQEGKEYDASCWIDPESVATTIVMAIDLPRDAEVNDLTVRPGR
- a CDS encoding DUF427 domain-containing protein, whose product is MTSTRGHIITVEPGTEHVRVVRDGQVLAESRRPLVLRETGCPPRYYLPPEDVRTELLTASNTHTHCPFKGDASYWSLPDAADLVWAYPEPKPEVAAIKDHFCFYDTETASD
- a CDS encoding DUF397 domain-containing protein; the protein is MPERDWQRSSFCAGGGNNCVEVAASRADGVAIRESESPDAVLVTSRVALRALVLGMKSGNGEID
- a CDS encoding methionine synthase, which gives rise to MSEKSKFRGCPATGIGSMPGSDAREAAKTVTGSFGDGQGLPYLAELPARGPGADMIGRTIGLLVDLYGHVEPSGWRISDRPGRDTRRARSWLGEDLDALEEFTQGYEGPLKVQAVGPWTLAAALERRGGEAALGDPGACRDLAGSLAEGLRAHLAEVRRRMPGAEVILQLDEPSLTGVLHGRIRTASGYRTYRAVDRQVVEGTLRDVLAAGGDGATVVHTCAPEVPFALLRRAGADGISFDFSLLTEREEEAIGEAVEGGTQLFLGVVPGTDPASGGLSDPGGSVMGVRTLWRRLGLNPGTLTESVVITPSCGLAGASPAYARAALAHCARAARSLADNPE
- a CDS encoding ATP-binding protein — translated: MRNEPTTYAPYAHHPVPIPFAEPWSYELAFPCDPRSPSIARTTLRAILGAHELVELSYRAELLTSELTTNSVRHTKGPAAVRLQWRHPVLRISVRDMSPDLPKPYAPPADPYAEAGRGMAILELVADRWGGCAIGEGADGPGRKTVWFELGLGI
- a CDS encoding helix-turn-helix domain-containing protein, with amino-acid sequence MREQAGISILEAAAMLGADRTMISNIEAGRTGLSEERVRQIACHYGCPDSSLVDALASMAGGRRTRHWWDEYRGKLPDGHLDVSEIEHFAARIRTAQTVHLPGLFQIEEHARAIFDFAVPQLPRLEVELRVAHRMGRQAIIAGESPTPYLGIIHEAALRLEFGGRDVSRRQLDHLANASELGHVTLLVIPFSAGPFHGAGQSILYAEGPVPQLDTVQLDTSFGGQFVDAPTPLGNYRSLLDLMERSALPPEESRELIRSIAREL